taagctATATAATCAGAATTCTAACTCATAATTCCTActttaatattatgttaaattacaatttatttcaaaagtttaaactaacaaaaaataattaatttaattatttaactaatattttgACACCTACTACTCTAGTAAAGATTTTCTACAAAGTATATTACAATCATTTGGAAACTAAATTGATTTAGAGTTAGAggttcctttttttctttttcttaccaGAGTTGGTGTTACGTCTGCTTTCGCTACACTTGGCACAAAACCAGTCATCTTCTGGAACACCTTGAAGGGGAGGATCACAGCAATCAATGTGGGTGCCAACCCCACAACCAACAGAACCACTTTCATCGCCGCAGATCAACATCACTTCCCCTCTATCAGAAGACCCACAAACTTGGCAGGTTGTATCGTTGCTGCCATGATCATCTGGTGGTGTCAAGTCCTCAACAATCTCCTCTGCCTTGCTCTGCAGGTAAGCAAATGATTTCTCTGCCCAAAGATTCGTATTGTATAGCACATGTCTCTCAAGGGAGTACCCAGGCTTGCAAACATATTCCACCAAGTAATCGGCTACAACACAGGGTATCTCGTGTTTTAAGAACTCCTGTACCCACAAATCGACACGTGGCATGCCGGTGCTGATAACGGCGAAGTCAACTCCAGACTTGAAAAAGCGGGAGTAAGGAGGTGAAGTTGCTAATATGTTCCCATCTCCAGCCTTCACAACACGCTTCAGAGTATCCTGTTTGAcagaaatgaaaataagtacCAACATCAACAAAAGAGTAGGGAGATAAGCAACCTATTGTCACGCTCCAGACTACATTGCATTCTTATGAAGCTTGCAAAAGGGATGTCATTTTGTGGAATCTATGGCAGAAATTGCTAGGGTGTGGTGTCTGCGTGTCGAATTCGAGTTACGTTGAAGTATAGGTacaagactatataagtcaaccttaatattatatatttaattaaacgaatcaAACTTTTCAACcctaactttttaattttttgttaggtTTATGTCGGGTTCATAGGTCGTATTAAAAATTTTCAACTCTAAATGTCATATGTTGGGTTCGGATCGTGTCATGTTGagacataaatataagattatataagtcaatcataACCTAATCTATTTAATTGAACGAATGAGATTCTTCGATCCTAATTTGCTAATTTTATGTCGAGTTTATAAGTCGGTATCAAAAATTGATAACCCTAGAATTAGCatggaaaaatgtaaaatgagatTTCGATAACAAGCATACCAAAGGTGGCGCAATGCATTCTCCATATATGATAATGCGCATTCCATAAAACGCACCACGGCCCGTTCTCTTCCTCAAGAGCCGCCACTTCCTTGGAGCCTCCAAATTGATTGCCCCATCTTCACTAAGGCCATTTTTGTGCCATTCATAAGGTTCCTCTGCCAAGAATCTTCCTGCCTGACTACAGGCAGTAAGATAATCAGTCTTAAGAATCCACCTGCACTCGAGATCGAACCAATTAGAACATATGACAAGTGAtgtatcataaaaaaaaaaaaaaaaaaaaaaaaaaaaaaaaaaaaaaagcttttttggCTTGGCAAATAGAACCCCAGCTGGAATTCAGTCAAATAATTTGCCATTATTATGCAAAGTTTTGAACTTATGCTGGATGTAACGTACCTTCCAGATGCAGCGGCAGCAAAGAACTTCTCCGTCCTGCGAATTGGATCTGTGGTTATTAAGTGTGTAGCCTGGTATGACCATTGATGAGAATCTCGGCAAAGTCTCCCTTTCAAACGCCTAATAACTTGTTGAAACTCCTTTCTTAGTAGTCGATGCGCACTCAATATAAACCATGCAGGTTCAGGTTTCTCACCGTTTGGACTCTCTCCCGCTGATGTTGAAGAATTTGGATTCTCCTTCCCTGccttttgattgatcttcctTGGCATTATATTAGATTTAACAGATGGTTTCCTGATGCACTCTTTGCCCTGACTTAAAATTTTAACTGGCTTGTTCTCCTTCTCCACTTCACAACAGTTCTCTGATTCATTTGTGGGAACAGGGCAGCTCTTAGTTTTACCAGAAGGAAGCAACactcttttctccttttctgtCCCTGTCCCCTCATTGTTCCCAGTCCCACTCTCTTCACCATCCACACCTTTCTTAGATTTCATTATATCCATCTTCATCTTGGTCCTACCTATAGGGCGTTTTTTCCCTTTATTCACTTTCTCTTTGCCTTCATATACATCTAAGCTTGTTGAAACAAGCTCAACATTCTCGTGACAAACAGTCTTCTCTAGTTCAACTCCATTGGCGCCTTCCCCTGAAGCCATCGCATCATCATGCATGCTCGTGTTGTAGTCATTTGTTATATGCTGCACCATTtccaaattctcttccatgattgTATCTGCTTTATCTGCCAATATAACCACCCCAGACTTCTGTTCATCAAGTGGCTTCTTCAACTCATCTTCAACTATGTCCTCTGGAGCCTCCGTTTCATCACCCATCGATTCATTTTTATTCTCCATATCGTTGGCAGACTTCACGACATTTTCAGTCCGCACCTCCTTCAGTGTTTCAATATTAACAGTTGGAAGAGACATCTCAAGCTTCATAGAACTGGAAGACTTCTCATGATCTGCTGTCTTTTTCACTTTATCTGAATGAATTACAGCATCATCTTGGGAGGTAGTTTTATTTACGTAGACAGGACCCTTTTGGATATTAGCAGTAGTTGACTTGGGTCTTGAACCCAGAGTCTTCTTGGCAACCGTCTTCTTCCTAAGTGGTTTTGTTATCAAGTTATCATTTCCTCCTTCAGGCAAGCTTACATTGCAAGGCCCGTCAGATTTCTCAGTCGCCAATTTTTTGTTACTGGCAGATGACTCAACATCTTGCTGCTGATTCTCTGGCTCCCCTTTTTCTCCAACTTCAAGTGCAGATTGCCCCATACCTAAATCTACTATGTCAGGCTTGGTGGATGAGGCAGGCTGTCTTAATCTCTGAAAAGATGATTGAGGCGTCTTCTCATAAGCGTCATTATCTTGTCCATTCTTTGTGGTCACGGTTTCAGAGGAAGGCACATCACATGTCAATGACTTCTTGCTACAAGTAGAGGGTTCAGTCGTTGATATGTTAGCATTTGAGGTCTGTGCAGCATTCAGATTAGCAGTCTTATCCATATGAAGGCCATCATTGCCAAGTAGAAAATGGCTGTTAGCTCCATGGGGGCCATCGATCGAAGTTGTTGGTTCCAATCCCTGAGTTTTATCACCCGCTACTGGACTCGTTGCTGCGCAGGGTTTTGCATCAATACTCACCTTCGGTGACTTAAAGCTAGCATAAGCAGCATTTGCCATCCTCTTTTGAGGCAACAAACCACTTGACTCTTCTCCATGAACTAAATTAGCTCCTTCCCTAGAAGTTTGAAGACAACCAGAGCCAAATCTATCCTTTGCTGTTTCGACTCTGAAGGGAAAATTGTCAAAATCATCACTGACTTCACCCAAATGTGCTTTAGAATGGTCACTTATATTGCCTGGCATTTCTCCAGAGTACACTGGAAGTGAGGATCTCCTTGAAGTTTTCATCGAGTCACTTAAAGGACTAAACGCGGCATCAGAATGAATGGGCCTTTTGCCATTTCTCGAGGTAGATGTCAAACCATTGCCCACTTTCGTAGGATCTGGATTTTGGTCAAGCAGGTCAGGTAGCTCACCAGAATTAGTATTCTGGCAACCGACCGCTTTAGAAACATCAACATTATCAAAGCTTGATGCTTGACCAGATGTTTTCCCTTTTCCAGGAGTTAATAACATGTTCGTTGTACTTTCAACATTCAATGGACCCTTTGGTGCAGGTGAGAGTTCACCTAATGATTTGGGCAATTCAGAGGTTGTTGGtatcccaatttttgaattaTGAGGACTCTTATTCATGTCTCTCCCCCAAAATTGCTTCACTGCAGTGTCTTCAGCCTCTTCTTCAGAATCCTTAGCCTCTGCTTCCATCATCTCCAACTCATAGCCACTGTTAAGAAAAGAAACTTTAGTAGATAAATCAACATGGTCTTTACGCTTCATTTATTCGTATAAGCAACTAgtccaaggaaaggaaaaccATTAAACTAATCAGGAGGTGACAGCATGATTCTACAgtgaaaattcttaaaaaaccTTAAACACATTGCTACACGTTGTGTCTATTGCATCAACTGACCAAAATGCCTAAATGTATGCTTGTttgcttaattaaaaatataccCACCAGACCACAAACACAACTTTACACAAACCATGAGTCACCAGGCACTGCAATTGTGTCTATGTGATAACTTCCAATGTTACCACATTGGAACGTAGACGTAGTTTTAGGGCAATAAGCAAAACGTTCAACTCCCTCcctttctccttttcttccttaatTTAAGATACAAGATCAAAAATAGAATCCGCAGCGCATCTAATCAGTTAAAATTGTGTCTCCACTCAGGTCATGCAATAATTGTGTTCCAGGCTCGAAGAACTTTACTAAAACAATCATAAACTTCTTTCCTTCTGTTAGAGTGATGAGGTGTATCTGTGAGGTGTCCTTATTCTAGAAGATGGATGAGGTGTCCCTATTCTAGAAGGTGGTGAGGTGCCCCTATAATTTGTCCTAGGGTGAGGTATTTATATTCCAGAATATTGTATTTGTTCCTGGATTGAGAATGCCTTATATATAGATCCTGAGCCTCTCTCACACCTCTTATTTCTATATATCAATCTATCCTGGGGATTTGTCGGCAAATGCATAAACTGTAGGCACTCAAGGTCAGGCGTCAAGGGCTAGTATCAATACCAGAATAAACTCTCCTCAAATGAACGggaattaaaaatatatcaaaaggAACAACTCTGCCTATCAATGCAAGCAGGCATATGATGAAGCCAATTACATCATATGCTTGCTTGCATTGATAGGACAGAAGTATAACCAAGCAGGCAAAAATGCAAAA
Above is a genomic segment from Alnus glutinosa chromosome 12, dhAlnGlut1.1, whole genome shotgun sequence containing:
- the LOC133851895 gene encoding BRCT domain-containing protein At4g02110, with the translated sequence MESNSPSTAFLDVRFVLFGFDPVNENKVRCRLVYGGGVDAGQYSQSCTHVIVDKLVYDDPVCIAARNDGKTLVTALWVDHSFDVGMPVDSTSIMYRPLKDLNGIPGAKSLVICLTGYQRQDRDDIMVMVSLMGAKFSKPLVANKVTHLICYKFEGEKYELAKKVKMIKLVNHRWLEDCLRDWEILPEDNYNKSGYELEMMEAEAKDSEEEAEDTAVKQFWGRDMNKSPHNSKIGIPTTSELPKSLGELSPAPKGPLNVESTTNMLLTPGKGKTSGQASSFDNVDVSKAVGCQNTNSGELPDLLDQNPDPTKVGNGLTSTSRNGKRPIHSDAAFSPLSDSMKTSRRSSLPVYSGEMPGNISDHSKAHLGEVSDDFDNFPFRVETAKDRFGSGCLQTSREGANLVHGEESSGLLPQKRMANAAYASFKSPKVSIDAKPCAATSPVAGDKTQGLEPTTSIDGPHGANSHFLLGNDGLHMDKTANLNAAQTSNANISTTEPSTCSKKSLTCDVPSSETVTTKNGQDNDAYEKTPQSSFQRLRQPASSTKPDIVDLGMGQSALEVGEKGEPENQQQDVESSASNKKLATEKSDGPCNVSLPEGGNDNLITKPLRKKTVAKKTLGSRPKSTTANIQKGPVYVNKTTSQDDAVIHSDKVKKTADHEKSSSSMKLEMSLPTVNIETLKEVRTENVVKSANDMENKNESMGDETEAPEDIVEDELKKPLDEQKSGVVILADKADTIMEENLEMVQHITNDYNTSMHDDAMASGEGANGVELEKTVCHENVELVSTSLDVYEGKEKVNKGKKRPIGRTKMKMDIMKSKKGVDGEESGTGNNEGTGTEKEKRVLLPSGKTKSCPVPTNESENCCEVEKENKPVKILSQGKECIRKPSVKSNIMPRKINQKAGKENPNSSTSAGESPNGEKPEPAWFILSAHRLLRKEFQQVIRRLKGRLCRDSHQWSYQATHLITTDPIRRTEKFFAAAASGRWILKTDYLTACSQAGRFLAEEPYEWHKNGLSEDGAINLEAPRKWRLLRKRTGRGAFYGMRIIIYGECIAPPLDTLKRVVKAGDGNILATSPPYSRFFKSGVDFAVISTGMPRVDLWVQEFLKHEIPCVVADYLVEYVCKPGYSLERHVLYNTNLWAEKSFAYLQSKAEEIVEDLTPPDDHGSNDTTCQVCGSSDRGEVMLICGDESGSVGCGVGTHIDCCDPPLQGVPEDDWFCAKCSESRRNTNSGKKKKKRNL